A window of Babylonia areolata isolate BAREFJ2019XMU chromosome 2, ASM4173473v1, whole genome shotgun sequence contains these coding sequences:
- the LOC143296325 gene encoding uncharacterized protein LOC143296325: protein MRLPPCQSVSVLPEGWDAEAHGTDTRSLLSARQAWVTGSDEGEPSQSLTGLRPPRLLNQYSQRQMQAAIEAVIENRTSVKEAVLEFGVPRSSLYEKLKNYRCK from the coding sequence ATGCGGCTCCCACCTTGTCAGTCTGTTTCCGTGCTGCCTGAAGGGTGGGACGCTGAGGCTCACGGCACGGACACTAGGTCGCTTCTTTCCGCTAGACAGGCGTGGGTCACAGGTAGTGATGAGGGAGAGCCAAGCCAGTCGCTGACGGGCTTGAGGCCACCCAGACTGCTGAATCAGTACTCCCAGCGCCAGATGCAGGCGGCCATCGAGGCCGTCATCGAGAACCGCACATCTGTCAAGGAGGCCGTCTTGGAGTTCGGAGTGCCACGCAGCTCTCTGTATGAAAAACTGAAAAATTACCGATGCAAGTAA